TCGGGAGCGCGGCCGATCGTCGTGATCGCGATGTCGGGGTCGTACGACGGCCCCTGGAACAGATGTTTGACGTCCTCGAAGCCGGCGGTCTTGAACATCCGATCGGCCTCGTACTCGTCGTAAAAGAGCATGATTGCGTCGGCGAGCCGTCGCGTCACGGGGTTGTCCGGGGTGTTCGGTCCGACGACGAGCACCTGTCCGCCGGGTTTGAGCACGCGGCGAAACTCCCGGAGCGTCCGGACGGGGTCGGGCCAGTACTCGATCGAGCCCGACGACCAGACGATATCGAAGGTGTTCGTCGCGAAGGGGAGGCGTTCGGCGTCGCCGCGGTGAAAGTGCACCGGGCCGTCGGTCCTGCCGAACTTGGCGTACGCCTGCTCGAGCTGGTGTTCGCTCTGGTCGATCGCGTACACCTCGTCGACGCACTCGAGCAGTCCTTCGGTGGCGAAGCCGGTGCCACAGCCGACGTCGAGAACCGTCGCATCGTCGGGAAACTCGAGTAACTCGAGTGCCTCGGTTCGCATCTCTTCGGTCCAGATGAAGGGGTTGACCTGATCGTAGACCCGAGAGAGGTACTTGTAGAACAGCCGGGCGCGGGCCTTGTTCTCGAGGATACCCATTAACCGGTGGTTCCAACCGAACGGTGATAGGTTTGCTGTTCTCGATCGGGGTCGAACGACGGCTTTCGGCTCTCCGGGGCTCGCGCGTGAAAGATGCAGCATTCGCTTTCGCAACTACCTTATACGGACCTCACAAACCATCGCGTGCTTAGAGTATGCCGAGGCCAAAGGTTCTTGAACGACTCCAGTCGGCGGAGGAAGAGGCCGACGAAATCGTCGCATTGGCAGCAAACGACCGCGACGAGCGCATAGCCGAGGCCCGGGAACGAGCCGAGGAGATCCGCTCGCAGGCGGAACAGGAGGCGCGCGAGCTCAAAGAGCAGCGCCTCGAGGAGGCTCGTGAGGAGATCGATGCCGAGTGTGAACGGCTCCTCGAGGAGGGCGAGGCCGAACGCGAGGCACTCGAGGGACGCGCCGCGGACCGGGTCGACGAGGTGACAGAGTACGTCGTTACCCTGTTCCAGGAGGACGTCCATGCTCAGACCTGAGCGGAT
This portion of the Natronobeatus ordinarius genome encodes:
- a CDS encoding methyltransferase domain-containing protein, yielding MGILENKARARLFYKYLSRVYDQVNPFIWTEEMRTEALELLEFPDDATVLDVGCGTGFATEGLLECVDEVYAIDQSEHQLEQAYAKFGRTDGPVHFHRGDAERLPFATNTFDIVWSSGSIEYWPDPVRTLREFRRVLKPGGQVLVVGPNTPDNPVTRRLADAIMLFYDEYEADRMFKTAGFEDVKHLFQGPSYDPDIAITTIGRAPE
- the ahaH gene encoding ATP synthase archaeal subunit H encodes the protein MPRPKVLERLQSAEEEADEIVALAANDRDERIAEARERAEEIRSQAEQEARELKEQRLEEAREEIDAECERLLEEGEAEREALEGRAADRVDEVTEYVVTLFQEDVHAQT